In Amaranthus tricolor cultivar Red isolate AtriRed21 chromosome 3, ASM2621246v1, whole genome shotgun sequence, a single window of DNA contains:
- the LOC130808071 gene encoding uncharacterized acetyltransferase At3g50280-like, with protein MGFSDVQPISKSFVKPKYEVEESKKPYHLAPLDLIMLSYHYIQNGLLFKKPSHLNNQEFSINSFVDDLKESLSLTLVHFYPLAGQLMIQTDKENHQSRIFVDCNKGQGARFSHAIIDITIDDISSPNNTYIPLVVRSFFDYNEELVNYDGHKKPLLSVQVTELLDGIFIACSINHCIVDGTAYWNFWNVWSEIHRSNGNKISNSRLPIHNRWFPNGCDLPIPLPFTHRDEFIKKFEPPSDLREKIFHFSSDSIANLRSKANVENKDNDSTSSISSFQALCAHVWRAIVRANNLPSDQILSHIMYASNRHRLNPPLPQNYFGACIKGILTNTTAKELLENHLGWAASLLHKSIVNLTDEVVHEFVKDWLKSPYCYHHEDYHNYNSVAMEHSPRFDMYGNEFGVGRPIAVYNGPGNKAVGVVFAYPGYEGGGSVDLELCLPIDSMNALENDQEFMTAVSS; from the coding sequence ATGGGATTTTCCGATGTTCAACCTATATCTAAATCCTTTGTTAAGCCAAAATATGAAGTTGAAGAATCCAAAAAGCCATACCACTTAGCTCCACTTGATCTAATCATGCTTTCATACCATTACATCCAAAATGGTCTCTTATTCAAAAAGCCATCACATCTGAATAACCaagaattttcaattaattcatTCGTAGACGATCTTAAAGAGTCACTTTCTTTAACCCTCGTTCATTTTTACCCATTAGCAGGTCAACTCATGATACAAACTGACAAGGAAAATCATCAATCACGCATCTTTGTTGATTGCAACAAAGGCCAAGGTGCTCGATTTAGCCATGCCATCATAGATATAACTATCGATGATATTTCATCACCAAATAACACGTATATTCCCTTAGTAGTTCGTTCATTTTTCGACTACAATGAGGAACTCGTAAACTATGATGGCCATAAAAAGCCTTTGTTGTCTGTTCAAGTCACTGAGCTTTTAGACGGAATTTTCATTGCTTGTTCAATAAATCATTGTATAGTCGATGGAACCGCATATTGGAACTTTTGGAACGTATGGTCTGAAATACATAGATCAAATGGTAACAAAATTTCAAACTCGCGACTACCTATTCACAACCGTTGGTTTCCTAACGGATGTGATCTTCCAATCCCACTTCCATTCACCCATCGAGATGAATTTATTAAGAAATTCGAACCTCCTAGTGATCTAAGAGAGaaaatctttcatttttcatctgaTTCCATAGCAAACTTAAGATCAAAAGCAAATGTAGAAAATAAGGACAATGATTCAACTAGCTCGATCTCTTCCTTCCAAGCATTATGTGCACATGTTTGGAGAGCAATCGTTCGAGCAAACAATCTACCTTCGGATCAAATTCTTTCGCATATTATGTATGCAAGTAACAGGCACAGATTAAACCCACCATTGccacaaaactattttggtgCCTGTATTAAGGGGATTTTGACAAATACTACAGCCAAAGAATTGCTCGAAAACCATTTAGGATGGGCCGCGTCATTGCTGCACAAGTCTATCGTAAATCTGACAGATGAAGTTGTCCATGAGTTTGTTAAAGATTGGTTGAAATCTCCGTATTGTTACCATCATGAAGATTACCATAACTATAATAGTGTTGCAATGGAACATTCACCAAGATTTGATATGTATGGGAATGAATTTGGGGTAGGAAGGCCTATTGCTGTTTATAATGGACCTGGAAATAAAGCTGTAGGAGTAGTGTTCGCTTACCCTGGATATGAAGGAGGAGGAAGTGTCGATTTGGAGTTATGTTTGCCGATTGATTCGATGAATGCTCTTGAAAATGACCAAGAGTTCATGACTGCTGTTAGCTCTTGA